TTTtacgaaaatattcgatttagaGACTCATTTTAATGGTCATAAGTCAGATAAATCAACATTTATTTGTAGAATATGTTCGTATGAGACAATTGAAGAACAATCAGtcaaaacacatttaaaaaatcatggaATTGGTCCCcttatttgtaatatatgttggttaagttttatttctaaTCGTAAACTTCGATTACATGTAAAGGCACATAAGCAAGTAAATCGATTAGAATATACGTGTTTACTTTGTGAAAAAATGTTACCAACACGTGCTGAGATGAAAAATCACATAGCAGTCCACATAGAAGATCTACATTCGTGTTCAAGCTGTTCAAAATCATTCCAAAACGTAACTGAATACGAATCCCATCAAATGGAACATGCAAAATCAGTTTTATGTACAATCTGTGGGAAACTCTTCCCGGGAAAATCAGTTTTAGATTCCCATATGCTTATACATGACGGTTTAAAACCTTTCTCTTGCTCAATATGCAAACAAAGTTTTCgtacaaaacatattttgaaaggtCATGAACGTGTTCACAGCGACGCTAAACCATATGTTTGTACTTGGTGTGGATACTGTTGTAAACGCTCTGGTGATCTTTATATTCATCATCGTACTCATACTGGCGATCGCCCGTATAGTTGTTCATTTCCTGGCTGTAATAGTACATTTAAAACATCCAGTTTTATGCATCAACATTTAAAACGACATACGGGGGAAGCAAAGATGCACACATGTGAAGTATgttcgaaattattttctagctCAATTGCCTTAAAACGGCATATGTTAATTCACAATAATGAGCGACCTCACGCATGTGATGTTTGTGGAAAATGTTTTAGAAGAAAGCATCATTTGAAGGGACACAAAGCTAAAAtacatcatttataaaaaaatcaaataaagttatatgtttttgttttatctgatatatatttttttaaataaagatttatgtatttttatgacGTTTTAAAACTTGTAACAATTCTTTTTTCCAAACCACATGTTTGTACGcgggcaaattttttaaaaaaccagaCAATATGAgtggaatttttttactttgtggaTATTGGTTTAGTAGAAAAAGTGAATAAAGTCAAAGTATTTAGTCTATTTGCTGACTGAAGAATGAAGACCAGCTGCGTCTACGGTTTATCAGTATGTTATAGTACATTATCatgttaattttgaatataaaatgctTAGTGATTCACACTCTCTACAGAAGAACTCAGCCTTATTAATTCACGTTAATAGGTAGATTTTCTTGAACAGATTTTGACACCAAAATCTGTCGAAAACATAGAGGTATTATAAGAATAGAGTAGGCGACAGAACAGTGAGAGTGTCCTCACTGTGAGTGTACCGTAGAAATACGGTATCTCGTCTGCTGTTCTCTCTCTTACCTGCAAACCTTTCACTTATATCTAACATAGGCACTCGCGATATATTCCTCTTACTCATTAATTAAATTGCTCCCATATATTTAAACACTATTTTGCCAGCAGCCTATGTTCCTATATGTGATGCACCGGCGAAAACAAGCGAGACGGAATCATGCTTTCTTTTATTATTGGCCATTTACTATTGCGTCACGAATCGCATGCGCAAATAAACAGTCATGGTGCTTTGAATAATGAGTGTACTTCTCACTCAGCTGGCAATatagtatttaaatatatgattaCTCGTCGCCTGCCTGTATTTGGTAATAATACATATAGTACCtatatacttaaatttaaatttaaaagataaaaattgcaAGATGAGAAATTTGGGGGTCTCATTTATGATAAGTTTAACACCATGccaattacttttatttatttgcgaactatattttcaattttctcttcTTCTTTCATTTAccatattttcttttgttttttaacccataaatcaaaaaaggggtgttataagtttgaccgctatgtgtgtctgcctgtttgtggcctaaacgaatgaaccgatttttattttttttttgttttgtttgaaaggtaatttaatacccggaacaactaaaaattaggcgatgattctcaaaatcggttcaatttggaaaaggctctaaggaaaaaggtaatttaatggagagtgttccaaattttgtaaatttcacttgtttaattaataCGTTGTAATATGTACAATATGTTGCTCTACAAGCGCAGAAGAAGGTAAACTTTTAGTGAAATATATaagtaatcaaaatattaatagttcCAATGAACATTgacaatttttaagaaacacatttcatatttgaaaagattgcgtataataaaaatcatagtTCAGCCGCCATTTTAGAAAGAGAGCGACGCGCTTAAATGTGATAAAGATTTAACGAAtgtggatcataatttcacaaaaaatttaaacaatggAAATCGAATTATATTCAGTAAATGATCTACAGAAATTATGTAGATTATGTATGGGTATGGGTTCAGAAATGTATTCAGTATACGATTTAACTTCATTAAATGAAGGTGGACGTCATATTCAATTCGTTGAAATGATAATGGAGTGCAGTTCACTCATAGTAAGTACAACAtacttttttataccaaaaaatatttttatataaaaataaaattttaggttGAATCTGGTGATGGATTACCTGAAGCTGTTTGTGTTGATTGTTTAGAATGTTTACGAAATGCGTACACATTCAAACAACGATGTGAAAAATCGGATGTTAGTTTACGACAATTAATTGACATTTTTAACGGAACAAAAACTGAATTAGATGAATACGATTGTATTGAAACACTAGATGATGATGAAgatgtaaaagaaaatttattgtatatcaAAAATGAGGATGAAAATGATGTAAGAAATTGTGATTTAAATAATGAAGATTTTGAAAGTATTCCggatagtaaaataatatgtacttATTGTTCGAAAGAATTCATATctgaatttagtttaaaaacacatgaacaattttgtgaaaataaaatatttacttgtcaTATATGTTCTGAGAATTTTAccgatgaaatattattaaccaAACATTTAACTAGTGAACATAGTCTTGTAAATAGTCAAAAAGAATTCATCTGCGATATTTGTGACGATGTGTTTGCTGATCATAGTAAActtttattccattttaaaatgcaCATAGATGTTGCTACATATTGTGAAATAATTCCAaacgataaaatattgatttgctATTACTGTAATGCTGATTTTACTAAAGCTTTTGATTTAGAAACTCATATTGCTTCTCACAAGGTAGAAAAGAGTGAAAAGAATGAGGACAATTATGAATGTCGTGTGTGCGATTATAAAAGTTGTGATGATAATTTAGTTAAAGAGCATTTAAAATTACATGGCGTGAGTCCCTTTATTTGCAATTTATGTCTTATGAGCTATTCAACGAATCGAAAATATCGATTACATTTAAAATCTCATTACACTCATACAGTGAAGAGTATGTATAATTGTTCTGCTTGTAAACAAGATGTATCAGGTAACGATCTTAAAGctcatttaaaattacattcgaaTCTTTTACATACATGTACAGGATGTTGTAAGTCTTATTTAACACAAGGTGAATTTGATTCACATCAAAATGACCACGTTAATTCTAATTTATGTCCTATTTGTGGTAAATTATTTGCACGTAAATCACGATTAACATCGCATATGGTATACCATGATACAGCAACCCCTTATAAATGTTCAGTTTGTGATAAAAGCTTTCGTACAAAAGCAATATGTAAAAAACATGAGGATATTCATACGAACGAAAAACCGTTCATATGCACATGGTGTGGATATACTACGAAACGTACAGGTGATTTAAATATCCATATTCGTATTCATACGGGAGTTAAACCATATAATTGTACGTTACCTGGttgtgataaaacattcacAACGTCCAGTCAACGTAATGAACATGTACGGCGTCATACAGGCGAACGTAATCATATTTGTCAGTTATGTAATAAGTCATTTTTGGAGagtaaaactttgaaaatacaTATGTTAGTACATTCGGGAGTTCGTCCTCATAAGTGTGATATTTGTGGTAAATATTTCCGACGTAAACATCATTTAGTTGTTCATAAAGCTAAATTGCATGGTGAATGAAGTTAAGTTTTTTAgcccaaaataataaatagttaaagcACCGCGTATGACCCTCCTGTGGCATttgaacaaaatgaaataatagatCTAGTAATCcttctaaaaattcaaaactttatgATATGGATGTCAAATTTCTAGCATGATATTCACCTGAGAAGATAAGTCAATGAAAGAGCTTCTATTTTTGAAGACGAAGCTAACGAGACACCACTCAATGAGGTTCacgaatataaaaattgacatcCGTCAATTTTATAAGAAccattccattaaaaaaaaaagataattaaatcaTTGTATTATTAGTAAAAGGCCCAGTCACTATACAtagaaatttaagattttagaaatttatatctGACAAGAGTACAATTTAGGTGCCTGGAAATTGACAAGTATTACTAGGGACTGATGACTGAACATACGTATGTGCATAGCAAGGGACTGACGATTTGagtaaaaaattgaagaatataCACCTTAATGCTAAATAGCCCTAAAATCTATTCTTTTCTATCGAAACAGACAAacaaattgtaattttgaaaaattatcgtaataaataatattatgttacaGTAATTTTACATGATAAAATTACTTAGCTAGGACTTGACACAGTGACTGGAAAAACATGTTCACATACTAGACTTGCCGCGTAAACAATGTGAAAAAAATACTGACAtccgtattttttatttgcttctAACATCattgtacaaataaaaaaacctgcCATTCATTCTGTGGCTCACTTATTTAgcgagaaattttaaatattgttagcGGCTAGGGCCTGATCTTCAAATTTATAGACAATAGATAGACTTTgagttttttaagtaattttattaaaaattcaaatcaaatgtagatttcaatgaattattttatgtttattagtCTTATAAacgtttgaaagtttttaatatattggtTATTGAAATTTACGACTTCAAAtactaaaatttgattattggaCACGGCTAGGGACTgacgtttgaaacatttaaagaaggattttatataatttttatttatttatttatgcaagtcaataaaaataaatacttttattcatCTATATATTAgcatgattaataataaaattgatttaattatatgGACGAAAAATTGTAAAGACATTGCTATCAATAAATAGAATCTACTTGAGAATAAACTTGAACCTTATATCTGAAGACCCGAATTTTAAGAGTTTTTGGAGgattttcatttatacattAAGAATTATCAGAATCTATTGTTTCAAAGAGTGTGACCGAAAACCATTTACCATAATGATCATGCATTATCGTTAATAACTGGttgaattatttaacttttaaccaTTGTTATTGTCTGCTAAAAATTACGACAGAACGGGACAAAATATTGTAGATttgtatatgttaaaaactCTTATTTCTCTATATTCAAAATTACGTTGACACttgtaattactattttcttgattcaaaatcctttttgaatttttctaatttttttttgttcctttctaagaaatcaaataaaatccaTTGTCTTTATCATGACTCACTTTCTTACAACAACAACGAAGCTTTTTTTGATATTCCAATCAAAAACATCTTTGACGACTTTGCCaccattttttcttaaaatatggtCTATCCAATTTCATGGCATGTACATGATCcgcatttataaaatacaagaaCAATCCGCATTAGATAGGGGTTTATAGAACATTGTGGAGTATCGGAATACTTAATTAACATCGGGTCACATACTGAAACAACTAACTGGAGGGTCAAACTTTGAACCATTACAATTAGTAAATAGGGAAATGCAAGCCTGAtacaaattgttttcaaattgatattaaattttcctggattatatttttttaaagggagctttttcttttaaatataagctatatttttatataattaataacaattaatatatttaaagaaaaaaagcttCTTTATCACACAATTTTAATAGTGTTAGCATTaacttttgtaaaaactttactATTCTAATATTTGTGAATACtactgttaataaaatattgtaaattgttaataataaaataatgttaatgttaattGTAAATTGGCATTATGTGAAACATAATGCtctgtatttttattatctattttataaataaaaaaaagtttgtcatTAATATcttcatttaattattcattttttcacaGTCAAtagaataataagaaaatttaaatcgagcctgcgaaaaaaaattgtaatcccCTCAAATTTTGGGTTTTCAAGTTTCAgagtatgtaaatttaaaaaaacttaatagaGACTAGAGGTAAAAAGTTTATGCGTAGCTTCGAATTGTCTGTCTATGGTGCCTAATTTCAAACCAATCCGATCTGATAATACTAAGGAGGTGAAAAGGAGTTCAATTCGAAGTCTCAAAAAACTATTGGATTCTTTTTACGCCATTAATATTATCAGACCGAGCTAGTATGAAAATATGTACAACAAAACCAATAACTTGAAATTAAATACTGAACGGGGATTCTTGTCTTACAAAGTTTTGAAGAAAACCTCTGAAATTCTCAATATAGGCACTGCGTAATTTAGTTTCCAGAGGTTTGGTAGATTGGTAGTTACgagatataaaaaatagttaatgtcATAATCTGTCTTTTAACAtgataattcaaaattgaaaaaaatgcggAGATCATACGCATGATCTAAACTATAAACCCTAAAACCGGAGATTTGCCTtcgtaaatatactttttttttcttcgaatatATATACTCTAGAAAATCATACTGTTTTAGGtttcttgtataaaataaagtaaatttttatttataacggcttaattatttaaactctCCGGTTTTTTGGCcatttttataagataaaaaatcatataaaaatggcCAAAAAAACCGGAGAGTTGGTAGCTATATAAGGCATTAAAAGTATcatctaaatctaaaattttgcgAAAAGTAAATCACAAAGTTTCGAcgtaaaagtaatatttttaaactataagaCATCGAAaaaagaccaaaaaaattttcttgttggaAATAGAGTTCGTCTGAATATTTTCGTAAAGGTACCTACGTATTTAGTTTATGCAAGATATTTAAGGAACTAACTACATGAATCAACCGTTCCctggtgtaaaaaaatatttgaaaaaagaataagtcttaggaaactctggaaaagtcttagaaactttaaaaaagcattaagaactctgaataactctgaattaggctagtccgaaaacgttgaaaaattcaaagttcctaggactttttcagaatttcttattctttcttcaaatattttttccaccagggttaaatattatttaaggaatcatcttaaaagttaaaacaaaaaaatgtataattaattaatttttcttaatatcatgctcaagaaaagaaataaattcaaccttaattatttttttcgtaagttACAAATTTGTTAGTTGCTGCGATATTAAGAGATGTGACTATAGTTAAATTAATATGGTTgtctcaaatttttcgaataaatctgtattttattcgaaaaaaaacgtttaaaaataatttattttttacttttaaatcccgctaatttttataattcagcAAGTGCGCAACGACAACGTTTAGGAACGTCAAGTTCACATGACGTCATCGTACGATTGCCAGACGTACGTAAAGAAATTACTTGACGTTTGTGtcttctaaattatattttccaagATGGAATTAAATCCCTTACAAGCTCCACTCCAATTAGAACGAATTTGTAGAGCTTGTTTATCTGAGAGAAGTGATATGAGACCACTTTTTGGCGCTTGTCTTGACGAAATGCTTGTATCTTTTGCAGGTATTCAAGTAAGTACCCATAAAATTATCTCACTTAATATTATGTATCTCTTTCTGATGCATTCATTTGCAGTatgttaaaaagaaataaaagctATATTGAATTCGTGTATTagtttaatgattaaaaaatcggtactgttcaaaaattaaatatatcaatacaGTGActatcaaaatgttttaatgtttttctaggTTGCTGAAGGTGATGGTTTACCAAATTTAATGTGTGTTCAATGTATTTTACAATGTAGTCGAGCTTATACGTTTAAACAACTTTGTGAAAAGTCTGATAGAACTTTACGGCAGTATACTTCACCAGAATTTCAGGTAATacattattgattatattgatTCAggataattaaaatcataaaaattgacttaaaatttaataatttagtcccaagtttgtaacgcttagaacaATTTATGTTgcagacaaaatttttacataggtgttcataaaatcacctaattagcccacacgataactcaaaaagtaagagttatcgagctgaaatttgtatagcgtactcaggacgtaaaatgttagtttgagttcgtaaaagagcaaaatagctcaattgggtcttgggttcgtaagaATCATCTTTTAAactattagagatagaacaaaatccAAGTAAAAAGacataacaaaagtttaaatgtaaaaaatttatctttattttccgTCGAAAGCACaaattagggaaaaaatttggtgtctgttttctctaaaactataacagatag
This genomic interval from Chrysoperla carnea chromosome 1, inChrCarn1.1, whole genome shotgun sequence contains the following:
- the LOC123295249 gene encoding zinc finger protein OZF-like, translating into MEIELYSVNDLQKLCRLCMGMGSEMYSVYDLTSLNEGGRHIQFVEMIMECSSLIVESGDGLPEAVCVDCLECLRNAYTFKQRCEKSDVSLRQLIDIFNGTKTELDEYDCIETLDDDEDVKENLLYIKNEDENDVRNCDLNNEDFESIPDTFDLETHIASHKVEKSEKNEDNYECRVCDYKSCDDNLVKEHLKLHGVSPFICNLCLMSYSTNRKYRLHLKSHYTHTVKSMYNCSACKQDVSGNDLKAHLKLHSNLLHTCTGCCKSYLTQGEFDSHQNDHVNSNLCPICGKLFARKSRLTSHMVYHDTATPYKCSVCDKSFRTKAICKKHEDIHTNEKPFICTWCGYTTKRTGDLNIHIRIHTGVKPYNCTLPGCDKTFTTSSQRNEHVRRHTGERNHICQLCNKSFLESKTLKIHMLVHSGVRPHKCDICGKYFRRKHHLVVHKAKLHGE